The following proteins are co-located in the Flammeovirga kamogawensis genome:
- a CDS encoding polysaccharide biosynthesis/export family protein yields the protein MSNKKLTYLKHEGELKEEVTYDSVYREVPSVPMALNTLRPFDQILVEVKTVTPPEYNPFAYVESIGGNNIANIQHPEQGSLLGYTVDENGMVDLPLVGEMEFGGLTYTQAEKKLKEVLKGMMDQPAVRIKLLNFRFSVLGEVMRPGIYGTYSREISVLEAIAKAGGAKEFGNRAKVKLLRKVNGQMQTIYLNLNDELFITSPYYYLQQEDVLVILPIKRRPTLEYIQRNVSIVASITAAIVSIVTLITVNK from the coding sequence GTGTCAAATAAGAAATTGACTTACTTAAAACATGAAGGGGAATTAAAGGAAGAAGTTACGTATGACTCCGTATATAGAGAAGTACCCTCTGTACCAATGGCTTTAAACACATTACGCCCATTTGACCAGATTTTGGTAGAAGTAAAAACTGTTACTCCTCCTGAATACAATCCTTTTGCGTATGTAGAAAGTATAGGAGGTAATAATATAGCGAATATTCAACACCCAGAACAAGGAAGTTTATTAGGCTACACAGTAGATGAAAATGGTATGGTTGACTTGCCTTTAGTAGGGGAAATGGAATTTGGAGGCTTAACCTATACACAGGCTGAGAAGAAGTTAAAAGAAGTACTTAAAGGTATGATGGATCAGCCTGCTGTACGTATTAAATTGTTAAATTTTCGCTTTTCTGTTTTAGGAGAAGTAATGCGACCAGGTATTTATGGTACATACTCAAGAGAGATATCAGTTTTGGAAGCAATAGCTAAAGCTGGAGGAGCAAAAGAATTTGGTAATAGAGCGAAAGTAAAATTATTACGTAAGGTAAACGGACAAATGCAAACGATTTATTTAAACTTAAATGATGAGTTGTTTATAACAAGTCCGTATTACTATTTACAGCAGGAAGATGTATTGGTTATTTTACCAATCAAACGTCGTCCTACATTAGAATATATCCAAAGAAATGTATCAATAGTAGCCTCAATTACTGCTGCAATTGTTTCTATTGTTACCTTAATTACAGTGAATAAATAA
- a CDS encoding polysaccharide biosynthesis tyrosine autokinase, whose translation MDTPSNTTNFQQDPEDKAIKDFKKWFYLCLENWKWVILSVSIGLSISIAVSLWQTNRWSISTELVKKSTESKGGASSNFMSMLPIDAMGAEFSKLNIEYEKRYFTSREILVSVVKQLDLNVHYYSKKFVKSNELYKQRPFTLIYDDKSSWGPFNGTLDVVVSEDQKTFELQSSEDSIMHFFDTKQFTFGKENVINGFIFTLNKENVDLSYYPSPSIALRTPYAEAKGLRKSLNFGILGEKNTDLPLIQVKTEGHIPAKQINILSTLVATVQAEDIRDKNFATKQSAQFIQDQLSIISDSMQLIANQVYKLKTQNTELSGGAELVFEKIYKLDEKRNELELSIRYCNYLLEEMKGGLKDEVLMPEAYGISGTQLTDMLSKYSEMKLEDALSNVRLKKSILYQEEAVERKKAMKSLKTKIAEAVSSTRKALKIQLDELNKELKKSIRSTNTLLSEEKTLTDYQRLFETHEQLFKLLLEKQAEYSIRAASTISDYTMLSVPEPSEFPIFPKRKLNVLIGLILGLSFPLGIYYVKVLFDTKVREESDIEEITDKPFIGNISTIKEFDKLIDPMTRSLAAETYRNFRTNLQFLIGDKEKFSLLFTSSISGEGKSVTSANLANFYTTLDKKVILIGADLRKPVLKDFFPKLNDNVGLSNYLSSGNNVQEYIQKTENSQLDVLLSGSIPPNPTELLQSKKMKLLSEELKELYDIVIFDSAPVGIVSDSRKLMSYTDLVCYAIRQDYTPKAQLERSLSGISGENIKLALFMTDVNMRKKGGYQYSYYGKDYISYLEK comes from the coding sequence ATGGATACTCCATCTAATACTACAAATTTTCAGCAAGATCCTGAAGACAAGGCAATCAAAGATTTTAAGAAGTGGTTTTACCTTTGTCTAGAAAATTGGAAGTGGGTAATACTTTCGGTAAGTATTGGCTTGTCTATTTCTATAGCCGTAAGTTTATGGCAGACCAATCGATGGTCTATTTCTACAGAATTGGTTAAGAAATCGACAGAATCTAAAGGAGGAGCATCTTCTAATTTTATGTCGATGTTACCAATAGATGCTATGGGGGCAGAATTTAGTAAGCTGAACATTGAATATGAAAAGAGATATTTCACCTCAAGAGAGATATTAGTGAGTGTTGTAAAGCAATTGGACTTGAATGTACATTACTATTCGAAGAAATTTGTAAAAAGCAATGAACTTTATAAACAAAGACCTTTTACTCTTATTTACGATGATAAATCTTCATGGGGACCCTTTAATGGTACATTAGATGTAGTTGTAAGTGAAGATCAAAAAACGTTTGAGTTGCAATCTTCAGAGGACTCTATCATGCATTTTTTTGATACGAAACAATTTACTTTTGGGAAAGAGAATGTGATCAATGGTTTTATTTTTACACTCAACAAAGAGAATGTAGATTTAAGTTATTATCCTTCTCCCTCAATAGCATTAAGAACACCCTATGCTGAAGCAAAAGGCCTTCGTAAAAGTCTAAATTTCGGGATATTAGGAGAGAAAAATACAGATTTACCTTTGATACAGGTGAAGACAGAAGGGCATATTCCTGCTAAACAGATTAATATATTATCTACTTTAGTCGCTACGGTACAAGCGGAGGATATTCGAGATAAAAACTTTGCAACAAAACAATCTGCTCAATTTATACAGGATCAGCTTTCTATTATCTCTGATTCTATGCAATTGATTGCCAATCAGGTATATAAGTTGAAGACACAGAATACTGAATTGTCTGGAGGCGCAGAGTTGGTGTTTGAAAAGATTTATAAATTAGATGAGAAGCGTAACGAGTTAGAATTAAGTATACGTTATTGTAATTACCTCTTGGAAGAAATGAAAGGAGGTTTAAAGGATGAAGTATTAATGCCGGAAGCTTACGGTATTTCAGGTACACAGCTTACAGATATGTTAAGTAAGTATTCTGAAATGAAATTAGAAGATGCACTGTCAAATGTCCGATTAAAGAAATCTATTTTATACCAAGAAGAAGCTGTAGAACGTAAAAAAGCAATGAAGTCTTTAAAGACGAAAATTGCAGAGGCTGTATCAAGTACTAGAAAAGCACTTAAAATTCAGTTAGATGAATTGAATAAAGAGCTAAAAAAGTCGATTCGTTCTACAAATACATTATTGTCTGAAGAGAAGACACTGACCGATTACCAACGCTTATTTGAGACACATGAGCAGTTATTTAAATTGTTATTAGAAAAGCAAGCGGAATATAGTATACGTGCAGCAAGTACAATTTCAGATTATACAATGTTGTCAGTTCCTGAACCTAGTGAATTTCCAATTTTCCCGAAAAGAAAATTAAATGTTTTAATTGGGTTAATTTTAGGATTATCCTTTCCTTTAGGAATTTATTATGTTAAGGTGCTGTTTGATACCAAAGTTAGAGAAGAGTCAGATATTGAGGAAATTACCGATAAACCATTTATTGGAAACATCTCTACAATAAAAGAGTTTGATAAACTGATTGACCCAATGACAAGGTCTTTGGCTGCAGAAACATACCGAAACTTTAGAACAAATTTACAATTTTTGATAGGGGACAAAGAGAAGTTTTCTTTATTGTTTACCTCCTCTATAAGTGGAGAAGGAAAAAGTGTGACCTCTGCAAATCTTGCAAACTTCTACACAACATTAGATAAAAAAGTAATATTAATTGGAGCCGATTTAAGAAAGCCAGTATTAAAAGACTTTTTCCCTAAATTAAACGATAATGTAGGCCTATCTAATTATTTAAGTTCGGGTAATAATGTACAAGAATATATTCAGAAGACGGAGAATTCACAATTAGATGTTCTACTTTCTGGGTCTATTCCTCCGAACCCAACAGAATTACTACAAAGCAAAAAGATGAAATTATTGTCTGAAGAATTAAAAGAACTATACGATATTGTGATTTTTGATTCTGCTCCTGTAGGGATTGTTTCAGATTCTAGAAAATTAATGAGTTATACAGATCTCGTTTGTTACGCAATACGTCAGGATTATACTCCTAAGGCTCAATTAGAAAGGTCATTAAGTGGAATTTCTGGAGAAAATATTAAGTTGGCATTGTTTATGACTGATGTTAATATGCGTAAGAAAGGAGGTTATCAGTACTCTTATTATGGAAAAGATTACATTTCATATTTAGAAAAGTAA
- a CDS encoding phage tail sheath family protein, translated as MAIRIATPGVYIQEKNAFGNSIVASPTAIPAFVGYTEKAEKEGKPIINVPTLIDSLETFETFFGRAWVPTYSLKKSEGAANDVTLGGNKYSLVTEESRYYLYDSLRLFFANGGGRAYIVSTGVYKEEVDSDKLIGGIRKLKTTTEPTLLTVPDAVALTPQGCAGVQQEMLLHCEGSDNRFAVLDVQGGTTARSYDENDTIDAFRNNLGNVGLKHGAAYYPWVNATVVSDKEFSYLQFAEIEELVLLLKEEAASIHEKERKQQEAIAEIDKLTAVSGFDADLHQTLKSISPLYKSLMFSFADKLNVLPPSGAITGALARVDAVEGIWKAPANEGLGGVFSPVISMTNEDQEDLNLTLGGKSVNAIRTFSGEGTMIWGARTLDGNSQDWRYINVRRTMSFIESSVKSSVKSYVFQANTPMTWVSAKGAIDAFLTNLWNQGALVGTTQNDAFLVEVGLGSTMTQNDVLDGMMKISVKVAISRPAEFIVLTFQQQMQS; from the coding sequence ATGGCAATTAGAATTGCAACGCCAGGTGTTTACATTCAAGAAAAGAATGCATTTGGAAACTCAATTGTAGCGTCGCCAACAGCGATTCCGGCTTTTGTTGGATATACCGAAAAAGCCGAAAAAGAAGGGAAACCTATTATTAATGTCCCCACATTGATTGACTCCTTAGAAACATTTGAAACTTTCTTTGGTAGAGCTTGGGTACCTACATATTCACTTAAAAAATCTGAAGGAGCAGCAAACGATGTTACTCTTGGAGGAAACAAGTACTCTTTAGTAACTGAGGAAAGCCGTTATTATTTGTATGATAGTTTAAGACTATTTTTTGCAAATGGTGGAGGTAGAGCTTACATAGTTTCTACAGGTGTTTACAAAGAAGAAGTGGATAGTGATAAGCTTATTGGAGGGATTCGTAAGCTAAAAACAACAACAGAACCAACTTTACTAACTGTTCCAGATGCAGTAGCCTTAACACCACAGGGTTGTGCAGGAGTGCAGCAAGAGATGTTACTACATTGTGAAGGAAGTGACAACAGATTTGCTGTTTTAGATGTTCAGGGCGGTACTACTGCTAGATCTTATGATGAGAACGATACTATTGATGCATTTAGAAATAACCTTGGAAATGTAGGCTTAAAGCACGGTGCTGCTTATTATCCTTGGGTAAATGCTACTGTAGTTTCTGATAAAGAGTTTTCTTATTTGCAGTTTGCAGAAATAGAAGAGTTAGTACTTCTTTTAAAAGAAGAGGCTGCTTCTATTCATGAAAAGGAAAGAAAGCAACAAGAAGCTATTGCTGAGATTGATAAGTTAACTGCAGTAAGTGGTTTTGATGCTGATCTTCACCAAACTTTAAAATCGATTTCACCTCTTTACAAATCATTGATGTTTTCTTTTGCGGATAAACTAAATGTATTGCCACCATCAGGAGCAATTACAGGAGCTTTAGCAAGAGTAGATGCTGTAGAAGGTATTTGGAAAGCACCAGCAAACGAAGGTTTAGGAGGTGTTTTTTCTCCAGTTATTTCGATGACAAATGAAGACCAAGAAGATTTGAACCTTACATTAGGAGGTAAATCTGTAAATGCTATCCGTACCTTCTCAGGAGAGGGAACAATGATATGGGGGGCAAGAACACTAGATGGTAATTCTCAAGATTGGAGGTATATCAATGTTCGTAGAACGATGTCATTTATTGAATCTTCTGTGAAATCAAGTGTGAAAAGCTATGTATTCCAAGCAAATACACCAATGACATGGGTTTCTGCAAAAGGTGCGATTGATGCTTTCCTTACGAATTTATGGAACCAAGGTGCATTAGTTGGTACTACACAAAACGATGCCTTCTTGGTAGAAGTTGGTTTAGGATCTACGATGACACAAAACGATGTTCTGGACGGTATGATGAAAATTAGCGTTAAAGTAGCTATTTCTAGACCTGCAGAATTTATCGTTCTTACATTCCAACAACAAATGCAATCATAA
- a CDS encoding Pvc16 family protein, which produces MLSQLIFFLENEISDFISSKRDSSFEIVLGPPKNKEDLKAIGNDGKTLLLINIVNLVEEVFGGVQANGNSTTLNVKIMISVYNEDNYLDSLGYLSDVISFFTKHSTFTPESGPGIEGLMRLNFKVFNIPDNDLSTMFLSMGVEKLPSVIYECRLATINTTLAPSLKPNQLSGW; this is translated from the coding sequence ATGTTATCACAATTAATATTTTTTTTGGAGAATGAAATCTCAGATTTTATTTCATCCAAAAGAGATTCTTCTTTTGAAATTGTATTAGGACCCCCAAAAAATAAAGAAGACTTAAAAGCTATCGGTAATGATGGAAAAACATTACTCTTAATTAATATTGTAAATCTTGTTGAAGAAGTTTTTGGAGGTGTTCAGGCAAATGGAAACTCTACAACTTTAAATGTAAAGATCATGATTTCAGTATATAATGAAGATAATTACTTAGACTCCTTAGGATATCTATCTGATGTTATTTCATTTTTCACTAAGCACTCTACTTTTACTCCTGAAAGTGGTCCTGGTATAGAGGGGTTGATGAGATTGAATTTTAAGGTCTTTAATATACCAGATAATGATTTGTCAACTATGTTTTTAAGTATGGGGGTGGAGAAATTACCTTCTGTTATTTATGAATGTAGGTTAGCAACTATTAATACAACATTAGCTCCTTCATTAAAACCAAATCAACTTTCTGGCTGGTAA